One genomic segment of Sminthopsis crassicaudata isolate SCR6 chromosome 4, ASM4859323v1, whole genome shotgun sequence includes these proteins:
- the FBXO30 gene encoding F-box only protein 30, with protein MMEEEQQKQHSHCVNCISRRCMARPETGISCDLIGCPLVCGAVFHSCKADEHRVLCPLERVPCLNSGFGCPFTVTRSKIAEHLEICPASVVCCTMEWNRWPVSYADRKSYENLSRDVDEVEQLDMALALQDQRMLLESLKVATMMSKATDKISESREQIPVKSSVPDVPHTNGLVSVDGESYGALYQATVETTRSLAAALDILNTATRDISMLNTRLCASPSEMEEDQHSAESLKIKTSKDCEYPNEDEMGAVGGFDQNVSGQNSQSEQNGSNDFCCDLNDSFDSTSAFCNGFHLDNMNTEVMDHNEDFSSESELCNLTNGECAPSEEALPTNSLSVSAQLGEGIQSSTLPNGTVQHILLPDDSTGGEVLENKAEQEGLRNVDVLSLIRPQSFKFFSGSCWFKAKEDKAVDTADLEVTEDPMGLQGIDLITAALLFCLGDSPGGRGISDSRYVDVCHVDFGTQTFSLPSAILATNTMVGEIASASACDHANPQLSNPSPFQTLGLDLVLECVARYQIKQRSMFTFVCGQLFRRKEFSSHFKNVHGDIHAGLNGWMEQRCPLAYYGCTYSQRRFCPSTQGAKIIHDRHLRSFGVQPCVSTVLVEPARNCLLGLHSDHLSSLPFEVLQHIAGFLDGFSLCQFSCVSRLMRDVCGSLLQSRGMVILLWEKRKYPDGNSSWQIREKVWRFSTAFCSVNEWKFADILSMADHLKKCSYNIVERREEAIPLPCMCVTRELTKEGRSLRSVLKPVL; from the exons ATGATGGAAGAGGAGCAGCAGAAGCAACATTCACACTGTGTGAATTGTATCAGTAGACGATGCATGGCTCGACCAGAAACTGGAATTTCCTGTGATTTGATTGGCTGTCCATTGGTTTGTGGAGCAGTTTTCCACTCATGCAAAGCTGATGAACATCGAGTATTGTGTCCACTTGAACGAGTGCCTTGTTTAAATAGTGGCTTTGGGTGTCCTTTTACAGTTACCCGAAGCAAAATTGCTGAACATCTAGAAATATGTCCTGCAAGTGTGGTATGTTGTACCATGGAATGGAATAGATGGCCGGTTAGTTATGCGGACCGAAAATCTTATGAAAATCTAAGCAGAGATGTCGATGAAGTGGAACAATTAGACATGGCATTGGCCCTTCAGGACCAAAGGATGCTCTTAGAATCTCTCAAAGTTGCCACTATGATGTCAAAAGCAACTGATAAAATATCAGAATCCAGAGAACAAATTCCAGTTAAATCAAGTGTCCCTGATGTGCCACACACTAATGGTTTGGTGTCTGTTGATGGAGAGTCTTATGGTGCACTGTACCAAGCTACAGTAGAAACAACTAGAAGTTTGGCTGCTGCATTAGATATCCTAAATACCGCTACACGAGACATTAGTATGTTAAATACGAGGCTGTGTGCTTCtccaagtgaaatggaggaagatCAACATTCTGCAGAAAGCTTGAAGATTAAGACCTCAAAAGATTGTGAATATCCAAATGAAGATGAGATGGGAGCAGTTGGTGGATTTGACCAAAATGTGTCTGGTCAGAATTCTCAATCTGAACAAAATGGCTCAAATGATTTCTGTTGTGACTTGAATGATAGTTTTGATAGCACTTCTGCTTTCTGTAATGGCTTTCATTTGGATAATATGAATACAGAGGTGATGGACCATAATGAGGATTTTAGTAGTGAATCAGAACTGTGTAATTTAACAAATGGTGAATGTGCACCTTCTGAGGAAGCTTTGCCAACTAACTCACTTTCAGTATCAGCACAACTTGGAGAAGGAATACAATCCAGTACTTTGCCGAATGGAACAGTTCAGCATATCCTTTTACCAGATGACTCCACTGGAGGGGAAGTACTAGAAAATAAAGCAGAACAAGAAGGATTGAGGAATGTGGATGTCCTTTCTTTAATTCGGCCccagtcatttaaatttttttctggttcctGTTGGTTCAAAGCAAAGGAAGATAAAGCAGTAGACACCGCAGACTTGGAAGTTACTGAGGACCCGATGGGCCTTCAAGGAATAGATTTAATCACAGCTGCTTTGCTGTTTTGTCTAGGAGATTCTCCTGGTGGAAGAGGTATATCTGATAGTCGTTATGTTGATGTCTGTCATGTTGACTTTGGGACTCAAACTTTTTCACTTCCTTCTGCAATTTTAGCCACAAATACAATGGTTGGGGAAATAGCTTCAGCTTCAGCTTGTGATCATGCCAACCCACAGCTGTCAAATCCAAGTCCTTTTCAGACACTTGGACTGGATTTAGTATTGGAATGCGTGGCAAGATACCAAATCAAGCAACGTTCAATGTTTACATTTGTTTGTGGACAattatttagaagaaaagaattttcttctcattttaagaATGTTCATGGTGACATTCATGCTGGACTCAATGGCTGGATGGAACAGAGATGCCCTTTAGCTTATTACGGGTGTACGTATTCTCAGCGTAGGTTTTGCCCTTCAACACAAGGGGCAAAAATTATACATGATCGCCATTTGAGATCATTTGGGGTTCAGCCATGTGTTTCTACAGTATTAGTAGAGCCTGCTAGAAACTGCTTACTTGGTTTACATAGTGACCATCTAAGTAGTCTTCCTTTTGAGGTCCTACAACATATTGCTGGATTTTTAGATGGTTTTAGTTTATGCCAGTTTTCATGTGTATCACGGCTAATGAGGGATGTATGTGGCAGCCTGCTTCAGTCCCGTGGAATGGTCATACTTctctgggaaaaaaggaaatacccTGATGGAAATTCATCATGGCAGATACGAGAAAAG GTATGGCGATTCAGTACtgcattttgttctgtgaatGAGTGGAAATTTGCTGACATCCTTAGCATGGCCGACCACTTGAAGAAATGCAGTTATAATATtgtagagagaagggaagaagctATTCCATTACCATGTATGTGTGTAACACGGGAACTCACTAAAGAAGGACGATCACTACGCTCAGTCTTGAAACCTGTACTTTAA